The Streptomyces sp. NBC_01197 genome window below encodes:
- a CDS encoding DUF3048 domain-containing protein has translation MDGLKALRAGAVAALVVGLAVGCSSASGRHQGPDRSVLTGEGGAAGRVLAVKVDNVGPARPQTGLNDADLVYAIEVEGGLSRLMAVYDSSHLPPAVGPVRSARETDLQLLAAYDRPALAFSGAQSMLLPVLKSSDIILRTGTGAFFRAQDRPAPHNEYVHTKGLTDGAGAAKDIGLRFASKTPGGGKAVSVTSASMPSARFTFTWDAPRYRVAMDGSASPWTADNVIIQRVQIKESRFHSRTGFVPFTRTIGSGSGVVLRDGRSYDVHWSRPTADAGTAYTSDGRTLPLRPGRTWIVLAPA, from the coding sequence GTGGACGGGTTGAAAGCACTCCGGGCCGGCGCGGTGGCGGCCCTCGTCGTGGGTCTTGCCGTCGGCTGTTCGTCGGCGAGCGGCCGGCACCAGGGTCCGGACCGCTCCGTCCTCACGGGGGAGGGCGGGGCAGCCGGTCGGGTGCTCGCCGTCAAGGTCGACAACGTAGGCCCCGCCCGGCCGCAGACCGGGCTCAATGACGCGGACCTCGTGTACGCCATCGAGGTCGAAGGCGGGCTCTCGCGGCTCATGGCCGTCTACGACAGCAGTCATCTGCCGCCGGCGGTGGGGCCCGTCCGCAGTGCGCGGGAGACGGACCTTCAGCTGCTCGCCGCCTACGACAGGCCCGCCCTCGCGTTCTCCGGTGCCCAGAGCATGCTGCTGCCCGTGCTCAAGAGCTCGGACATCATCCTCAGAACCGGTACCGGCGCGTTCTTCCGCGCCCAGGACCGGCCGGCCCCGCACAACGAGTACGTGCACACGAAGGGGCTCACGGACGGCGCCGGTGCGGCCAAGGACATCGGTCTGCGCTTCGCGTCGAAGACGCCCGGCGGCGGCAAGGCGGTGTCCGTCACCTCGGCCTCGATGCCCTCCGCCCGGTTCACCTTCACCTGGGACGCGCCGCGGTACCGGGTCGCCATGGACGGCTCGGCGTCGCCCTGGACGGCCGACAACGTGATCATCCAGCGGGTGCAGATCAAGGAGTCACGCTTCCACAGCCGTACGGGCTTCGTCCCGTTCACCCGGACCATCGGCAGCGGTTCCGGCGTGGTGCTGCGCGACGGGCGTTCGTACGACGTGCACTGGAGCCGGCCCACGGCGGACGCCGGGACGGCGTACACCTCCGACGGGCGGACCCTGCCGCTGCGGCCGGGCAGGACCTGGATCGTTCTCGCCCCCGCCTGA
- a CDS encoding FAD binding domain-containing protein, giving the protein MKPAPFTYHRARSTEDAARLLAELGDEAKLLAGGQSLIAMMNYRLARPRHLVDIGSLPASEGLTGFRRGPDGLRIGALTTHHAVETADEARLGAGFAVLRDAMGWVGHLPIRTRGTVGGSIAHGDSTAEWCVLAVLLGAHIVAQGPRGTRTITAGDFFHGFFSTALEPDELITELVFPRPAPHAALTEFAERKGDFGIVVAAVDLDVEDGAVRGGRVALGGVAPAPVRVPEAEEALARGGSDDVLFAACAEAAAAAIDPPGDGNGSARYRRVLTRRLVLQACEEAMSR; this is encoded by the coding sequence ATGAAACCCGCCCCCTTTACCTACCACCGCGCGCGTTCGACCGAGGACGCCGCCCGGTTGCTCGCCGAGCTGGGTGACGAGGCCAAGCTGCTGGCGGGCGGTCAGAGTCTCATCGCCATGATGAACTACCGGCTCGCACGGCCCCGGCACCTGGTGGACATCGGCAGCCTCCCGGCGAGCGAGGGCCTGACCGGGTTCCGGCGCGGCCCCGACGGGCTGCGCATCGGCGCCCTGACCACACACCACGCGGTCGAGACGGCGGACGAAGCGCGGCTGGGAGCCGGCTTCGCCGTGCTGAGGGACGCCATGGGCTGGGTCGGCCACCTGCCGATCCGTACGCGGGGCACGGTCGGCGGCAGCATCGCCCACGGGGACAGCACCGCCGAGTGGTGTGTGCTCGCCGTCCTGCTCGGCGCGCACATCGTGGCCCAGGGCCCACGGGGCACCCGCACCATCACCGCCGGCGACTTCTTCCACGGCTTCTTCAGCACCGCGCTGGAACCCGACGAGCTCATCACCGAGCTGGTGTTCCCGCGCCCGGCACCCCATGCCGCGCTCACCGAATTCGCCGAGCGCAAGGGGGACTTCGGCATCGTGGTGGCAGCTGTCGATCTGGACGTGGAGGACGGCGCCGTGCGCGGCGGGCGGGTGGCGCTCGGCGGCGTCGCCCCGGCGCCGGTACGGGTGCCGGAAGCGGAGGAGGCGCTCGCCCGGGGCGGGTCGGACGACGTGCTGTTCGCGGCCTGTGCCGAGGCCGCCGCCGCTGCGATCGATCCGCCGGGTGACGGCAACGGCAGCGCACGCTACCGGCGGGTCCTCACCCGCCGACTGGTCTTGCAGGCCTGCGAGGAGGCGATGTCCCGATGA
- a CDS encoding amidohydrolase, with translation MTRTTAPADMILRNARIHTVDPRLPAAEALAVRDGRIVWLGPDAEAAVWAGEDTRIVDGAGRLVLPGFIDAHNHVRLGSDDACVQLAGARTLTEIHHRITAWSAEHPDAEWIEAEAFDYSAIPDGRMPNAADLDQVTGDTPAFVLSYDVHTAWLNTAAMRRLGVSREATSLPFGRAETDPATGEPTGFIKDFAVKGLSRDGHRALRELGVPWAAADRQYGRLVKSLDDAIRFGITTVVEPQNSLDDLELFTRARAEGRLRSRLVAALFHPRGTTDADLDDFAATAARFDDDRLKVGPLKLYIDDVVEPRTAALLEPYTGCGKHRGDTFYPAEEFAGLLAKLDARGFQCFVHATGDRGIRTVLDAVEHATAVNGRRDARHQVVHVECLDPQDTARFAELGVVACMQPRHCAPEIAGPGQDWAENIGSGRWHKAWPMRSLHEAGAVLAFSSDWNVAEMDPMIGIYTAVTRRPLGGGEPWQPAETVDVETAVHGYTMGSAYANFLEEERGSLSVGKLADFTVLSRDILRISPEDIPGTTAELVVVGGEVVAGTGA, from the coding sequence ATGACCCGCACCACCGCCCCCGCCGACATGATCCTGCGCAACGCCCGTATCCACACCGTCGACCCGCGGCTCCCCGCCGCCGAGGCGCTCGCCGTCCGCGACGGCCGTATCGTCTGGCTCGGCCCCGACGCGGAGGCGGCGGTCTGGGCGGGGGAGGACACCCGGATCGTCGACGGCGCGGGCAGGCTGGTACTGCCCGGCTTCATCGACGCGCACAACCACGTACGGCTCGGCTCCGACGACGCCTGCGTCCAGCTCGCCGGAGCCCGTACGCTCACCGAGATCCACCACCGCATCACCGCCTGGAGCGCCGAACACCCCGACGCCGAGTGGATCGAGGCCGAGGCCTTCGACTACTCCGCGATCCCGGACGGCCGGATGCCGAACGCGGCCGACCTCGACCAGGTCACCGGCGACACCCCGGCCTTCGTCCTCAGCTACGACGTTCACACCGCGTGGCTCAACACCGCGGCCATGCGCCGCCTCGGCGTCAGCCGGGAGGCGACCTCACTGCCGTTCGGGCGTGCCGAGACCGACCCGGCCACCGGTGAACCCACCGGTTTCATCAAGGACTTCGCGGTCAAGGGGCTGTCGCGCGACGGACACCGGGCGCTGCGCGAGCTGGGCGTGCCGTGGGCCGCTGCCGACCGCCAGTACGGCCGGCTCGTCAAGAGCCTGGACGACGCGATCCGCTTCGGCATCACCACCGTGGTCGAACCCCAGAACTCCCTGGACGACCTTGAACTGTTCACCCGTGCCCGTGCCGAGGGCCGGCTCCGCTCCCGCCTCGTCGCGGCGCTCTTCCACCCGCGCGGCACCACCGACGCGGACCTGGACGACTTCGCGGCCACCGCCGCCCGGTTCGACGACGACCGGCTGAAGGTCGGCCCGCTCAAGCTCTACATCGACGACGTGGTCGAGCCGCGGACCGCCGCGCTGCTCGAGCCGTACACGGGCTGCGGCAAGCACCGGGGCGACACGTTCTACCCGGCGGAGGAGTTCGCCGGGCTGCTCGCCAAACTGGACGCCCGGGGCTTCCAGTGCTTCGTGCACGCCACCGGCGACCGGGGCATCCGCACCGTACTGGATGCCGTCGAGCACGCCACCGCGGTCAACGGCCGGCGCGACGCCCGCCACCAGGTCGTCCATGTCGAGTGCCTCGACCCGCAGGACACGGCGCGCTTCGCGGAGCTCGGCGTTGTCGCCTGTATGCAGCCGAGGCACTGCGCTCCCGAGATCGCGGGCCCCGGCCAGGACTGGGCGGAGAACATCGGCTCCGGTCGCTGGCACAAGGCATGGCCCATGCGCAGCCTGCACGAGGCGGGGGCCGTACTGGCCTTCTCCAGTGACTGGAACGTGGCCGAGATGGACCCGATGATCGGTATCTACACCGCGGTCACCCGCCGGCCGCTCGGCGGCGGCGAGCCCTGGCAGCCGGCCGAGACGGTGGACGTGGAGACGGCGGTCCACGGCTACACCATGGGCTCCGCCTACGCCAACTTCCTCGAGGAAGAACGCGGTTCGCTCAGCGTCGGCAAACTGGCCGACTTCACCGTCCTGTCCAGGGACATCCTGCGGATCAGCCCGGAGGACATCCCCGGTACGACGGCCGAGCTGGTCGTCGTCGGCGGCGAGGTGGTCGCCGGGACCGGGGCCTGA
- a CDS encoding MFS transporter, which yields MKTGDQIVQELPWRWAVQGRIFIIGGLGYLFDAWDVALNGFLTPLLGTEFDLSVGERSLVATANLIGMAAGAVAWGSVADRVGRKKAFSTTLLVFAVFSVLAAFSPAYGSFLLLRFLAGVGLGGCIPVDYALISEFSPRRYRGRILTALDLWWPIGGTLCGLASTVMLDLGGNWRWMLGAMALPALLLFWVRRGVPESPIYLTAKGREAEARTVIDALVARTGTPAQPYAVPAPPPEEASPKRGLTETFAQLGRVWTFNPRITSVAWALFVTIMLVYYAALSWMPSILADEGYSNTAAFTGTTLMSAVGIAGVAASAWLVDVVGRKWLIGVSAPLASAALVLFALLLGTPTAAMVALGVFGFTIQLTIPVLYAYVAELYPTSMRATGFGSASAASRVATGFAPLLFGTLMWPVLGLPLTFTVLGAVAALAVGWMAVAAPETKGRELDHVGADPSSATAADRSAGPSAEAARPAV from the coding sequence GTGAAAACCGGTGACCAGATTGTCCAGGAACTCCCCTGGAGATGGGCCGTACAGGGCCGCATCTTCATCATCGGCGGCCTCGGCTATCTCTTCGATGCCTGGGACGTCGCCCTCAACGGCTTCCTCACCCCGCTGCTCGGCACCGAGTTCGACCTGTCCGTCGGGGAACGCAGTCTCGTCGCCACCGCCAACCTCATCGGAATGGCGGCCGGCGCGGTGGCCTGGGGCTCCGTCGCCGACCGTGTCGGCCGCAAGAAGGCATTCAGTACCACGCTGCTGGTCTTCGCCGTCTTCTCCGTCCTGGCCGCCTTCTCCCCCGCCTACGGCTCCTTCCTGCTGCTGCGCTTCCTCGCAGGCGTCGGTCTCGGTGGCTGCATCCCCGTCGACTACGCGCTCATCAGCGAGTTCTCACCACGGAGATACCGCGGCCGCATCCTGACCGCGCTGGATCTGTGGTGGCCGATCGGCGGAACGCTGTGCGGCCTGGCCTCGACCGTGATGCTGGACCTCGGCGGGAACTGGCGCTGGATGCTGGGCGCCATGGCGCTGCCCGCACTGCTGCTCTTCTGGGTACGGCGCGGGGTACCCGAGTCACCGATCTACCTCACCGCCAAGGGACGTGAGGCCGAGGCGCGTACCGTCATCGACGCCCTCGTGGCCCGCACCGGAACCCCCGCCCAGCCGTACGCCGTACCCGCTCCCCCACCGGAGGAGGCTTCCCCGAAGCGTGGACTCACCGAAACGTTCGCGCAGTTGGGACGGGTGTGGACGTTCAACCCACGCATCACGTCGGTCGCCTGGGCGCTGTTCGTCACGATCATGCTCGTGTACTACGCAGCGCTCAGCTGGATGCCCTCCATCCTCGCCGACGAGGGATACAGCAACACGGCGGCCTTCACGGGCACCACGCTCATGAGTGCCGTGGGTATCGCAGGAGTCGCCGCGTCGGCCTGGCTGGTGGACGTGGTCGGCCGGAAGTGGCTGATCGGTGTCTCGGCTCCGCTCGCGTCCGCCGCGCTGGTGCTGTTCGCGCTGCTGCTGGGCACTCCGACGGCCGCCATGGTGGCGCTCGGCGTCTTCGGGTTCACCATTCAACTGACCATCCCGGTGCTGTACGCCTACGTGGCCGAGCTGTACCCGACTTCGATGCGGGCCACCGGCTTCGGCTCCGCTTCCGCTGCGAGCCGCGTCGCCACGGGCTTCGCGCCCCTCCTGTTCGGCACGCTCATGTGGCCGGTGCTCGGACTGCCGCTGACCTTCACGGTCCTCGGTGCCGTGGCGGCGCTTGCGGTGGGGTGGATGGCCGTGGCCGCTCCCGAGACCAAGGGCCGCGAGCTGGACCACGTGGGGGCGGACCCGTCCTCCGCCACTGCGGCCGACCGCTCGGCCGGCCCGTCCGCCGAGGCGGCCCGGCCCGCCGTCTGA
- a CDS encoding FAD-dependent monooxygenase, giving the protein MALSQSFEITVVGGGLGGLTAALALRHQGLRVTVLEQAAELGEVGAGIQTAPNASRILMGLGLRRRLEAIRTEPQDQVRRRWQDGSIIGLTPLGRRVKETFNAPYWHYHRADLHQVILDACTDPEGPGPAVRIRTGSRVTALDRSDPQRPVAVTEDGTRYAGDALIGADGVRSQVRDLIGAEDTLVFSGDMAFRALIPGDLLRADPATRFLFDRFQSTIWYGPGRHLVHYLIRGGESLNVVGCVPCTDEVAEQWATTASAQQLVDAYEGWDDRVPAMLSKAKDDVTCFALYYRRPDPVWTDGRVALLGDACHAMLPYQAQGASQAMEDAAVLAEELAGVTVAGVEDALQRYVHRRAGHAGMVQQASLRNRTFYRHPDGPEQQARDAALAASFDGESDVSYDWLWSGSPLDSAGQEQFAYRHHR; this is encoded by the coding sequence GTGGCTCTCAGCCAGTCGTTTGAAATCACCGTCGTCGGCGGGGGCCTCGGCGGGCTCACCGCCGCCCTGGCGCTGCGTCATCAGGGCCTGCGGGTCACCGTCCTCGAACAGGCCGCCGAGCTCGGCGAGGTGGGAGCGGGCATCCAGACCGCGCCGAACGCCAGCCGTATCCTGATGGGCCTCGGCCTGCGCCGCCGCCTGGAGGCCATCCGTACGGAGCCCCAGGACCAGGTCCGCCGTCGCTGGCAGGACGGCAGCATCATCGGGCTCACGCCACTCGGCCGGCGCGTCAAGGAAACCTTCAACGCCCCGTACTGGCACTACCACCGGGCGGATCTGCACCAGGTCATCCTCGACGCCTGCACCGATCCGGAGGGTCCCGGCCCCGCCGTGCGGATCCGCACCGGCAGCCGCGTGACCGCCCTCGACCGCAGCGATCCGCAGCGCCCCGTCGCGGTCACCGAGGACGGCACCCGGTACGCCGGCGACGCCCTCATCGGCGCCGACGGCGTCCGCTCCCAGGTGCGCGACCTCATTGGCGCCGAGGACACGCTCGTCTTCTCCGGCGACATGGCCTTCCGCGCCCTGATCCCCGGAGATCTGCTGCGGGCCGACCCGGCCACCCGGTTTCTGTTCGACCGCTTCCAGAGCACCATCTGGTACGGGCCCGGACGCCACCTCGTGCACTACCTCATCCGTGGCGGCGAGTCCCTCAACGTCGTCGGCTGTGTCCCGTGCACCGACGAGGTCGCCGAGCAGTGGGCGACCACAGCCTCCGCCCAGCAGCTGGTCGATGCCTACGAGGGGTGGGACGACCGCGTTCCGGCGATGCTGTCGAAGGCCAAGGACGATGTCACCTGCTTCGCCCTGTACTACCGGCGCCCCGACCCGGTCTGGACCGACGGCCGGGTCGCGCTGCTCGGCGACGCCTGCCACGCGATGCTGCCCTATCAGGCCCAGGGTGCGTCGCAGGCCATGGAGGACGCCGCCGTCCTTGCCGAAGAACTCGCCGGCGTGACGGTGGCCGGGGTGGAGGACGCGTTGCAGCGTTACGTCCACCGCCGGGCCGGGCACGCCGGGATGGTGCAGCAGGCCTCGCTGCGCAACAGGACCTTCTACCGTCACCCGGACGGGCCCGAGCAGCAGGCCCGGGACGCCGCGCTCGCGGCGAGCTTCGACGGCGAGTCGGACGTGTCGTACGACTGGCTGTGGAGCGGCAGTCCGCTCGACAGCGCCGGTCAGGAGCAGTTCGCCTACCGGCACCACCGCTGA
- a CDS encoding enoyl-CoA hydratase/isomerase family protein, with translation MSDDCVLARAEGRIGHLTLNRPKALNALNRAMVNRIDEALTAWEQDPAVESVVLTGAGERGLCAGGDIRMIYEDIRAGGTASDEFWRDEYRLNARIARYPKPYVALMDGIVMGGGVGVSGHGSVRIVTERSRVAMPETAIGFVPDVGGTFLLGRAPGELGTHLALTGAAVGAADALLCGIADHFVPADRLPTLVADLAREPVADVLRAHGTQAPDGELAERREWIDHCYAARTAEEIVDRLLDTGLPAAKETAATLLSRSPTALKVTLAAVRRARELGPLERVLEQEYRVSCAALTSPDFMEGIRAQVIDKDRDPRWSPAELAGVADERVAGFFAPLGAAELSLS, from the coding sequence ATGAGCGACGACTGCGTGCTGGCGCGCGCCGAGGGGCGGATCGGCCACCTCACCCTCAACCGGCCGAAGGCGCTGAACGCGCTGAACCGCGCGATGGTCAACCGCATCGACGAAGCGCTCACCGCATGGGAGCAGGACCCCGCAGTCGAGAGCGTCGTCCTCACCGGGGCGGGGGAGCGCGGTCTCTGCGCGGGCGGCGACATCCGGATGATCTACGAGGACATACGCGCCGGAGGGACCGCGTCGGACGAGTTCTGGCGTGACGAGTACCGGCTGAACGCCCGGATCGCCCGCTACCCCAAGCCGTACGTCGCCCTCATGGACGGCATCGTGATGGGCGGCGGTGTCGGGGTCTCGGGGCACGGGAGCGTCCGGATCGTCACCGAGCGCTCCCGGGTCGCCATGCCCGAGACGGCCATCGGGTTCGTCCCCGATGTCGGGGGCACCTTCCTGCTCGGCCGGGCGCCCGGTGAGCTCGGTACCCATCTCGCCCTGACCGGGGCCGCGGTCGGTGCGGCCGACGCTCTGCTGTGCGGGATCGCCGACCACTTCGTACCGGCGGACCGGCTGCCCACCCTGGTAGCGGACCTCGCCCGGGAGCCGGTGGCCGACGTGCTGCGGGCCCATGGAACGCAGGCCCCGGACGGGGAGTTGGCCGAGCGGCGGGAGTGGATCGACCACTGCTACGCGGCCCGCACCGCCGAGGAGATCGTCGACCGGCTGCTCGACACCGGCCTCCCGGCCGCCAAGGAGACCGCCGCCACCCTGCTGAGCAGGTCGCCCACCGCGCTGAAGGTGACGCTGGCCGCCGTCCGCCGCGCCCGTGAACTCGGCCCGCTGGAGCGGGTCCTTGAACAGGAGTACCGCGTCTCGTGCGCCGCGCTGACCTCGCCCGACTTCATGGAGGGGATCCGCGCCCAGGTCATCGACAAGGACCGCGACCCGCGCTGGTCGCCCGCGGAGCTCGCCGGGGTCGCCGATGAGCGGGTCGCCGGATTCTTCGCACCGCTCGGCGCGGCGGAGCTCAGCCTGTCCTGA
- a CDS encoding TetR/AcrR family transcriptional regulator: protein MLEEAMTAIAENGLAALTMSALAERLGTSGGHILYYFGSKDRLLLDALRWSEEALTGERRALLAGRTAAARLLDRFLQLYLPKGPRDPRWMLWIELWARAGSNEQLRAAQEELDRGWQEDLEAVLAKGAAQHRFTIDDVAGRAGELLALLDGLSTRVALGQRGAERRTALASARSAAARLLGAAALADPRAPGSRE, encoded by the coding sequence ATGCTCGAAGAGGCCATGACGGCCATCGCCGAGAACGGGCTCGCCGCGCTCACCATGTCCGCACTCGCCGAACGGCTGGGAACCAGCGGCGGCCACATCCTGTACTACTTCGGCAGCAAGGACCGGCTGCTGCTCGATGCGCTGCGCTGGAGCGAGGAGGCGCTCACCGGGGAGCGCCGGGCGCTGCTCGCGGGCCGGACGGCGGCGGCGCGCCTGCTCGACCGCTTCCTCCAGCTGTATCTGCCCAAGGGGCCGCGGGACCCGCGCTGGATGCTCTGGATCGAACTGTGGGCGCGCGCCGGGTCGAACGAGCAGCTGCGCGCGGCTCAGGAGGAGCTGGACCGCGGCTGGCAGGAGGACCTCGAAGCCGTGCTCGCCAAGGGCGCGGCGCAGCACCGCTTCACGATCGACGACGTAGCGGGCCGCGCGGGTGAACTCCTGGCGCTGCTGGACGGGTTGAGCACCCGGGTGGCGCTGGGCCAGCGGGGTGCGGAACGCCGGACGGCCCTGGCATCGGCCCGGTCGGCGGCGGCGCGGCTGCTCGGCGCCGCGGCCCTCGCTGACCCCCGCGCGCCCGGCTCGCGAGAGTAG
- a CDS encoding purine-cytosine permease family protein, with protein sequence MARQPTDVTERSTPPNSPGAEPSTLPSAPPAPAGGGTAVASDEVFQVETHGIDPIPDEERHGSAKDLFWLWFGSNLTFTYVINGALAVSFGLTFWQATAVVVIGGLTFFVISAAGLSGIRTGTATLVISRASFGVLGNFPAGLLNWIVSIGYTIVNTVVGTLALESLFADLGWRDGGDTARALALVITLAVTFAVAMWGHATVQFAERWMAYVLAAGFGVLLVFLLPGATTGAASGDAAGFSGWTLAFVVMLAGPFSYLPMPADYTRYLPRETSLRSITWSGALGGLISSVALGVAGVAAATQADMTDAVAGVEKLLPGWFQPVFLLLVLGGSVTNSILTLYSSSLNLQVLGIPWSRARAIIVSVVVTALGSLGALFLVDFTESLLSFLSLLIIVFAPWGGVFLADMLIRRCRYDTLALHAGRGGAYWYRGGLHLAGMASLVAGMAFAALTCNSELWTGPLVAPLGGGDLTLLGSVVSGLVYWALTRRRLRTAPADS encoded by the coding sequence ATGGCGCGACAACCGACGGACGTCACCGAGCGGAGCACGCCGCCGAACTCGCCGGGCGCCGAGCCGAGCACCCTGCCGAGCGCCCCGCCGGCGCCGGCCGGCGGGGGCACCGCTGTCGCCAGCGACGAGGTGTTCCAGGTCGAGACGCACGGCATCGACCCGATTCCGGACGAGGAGCGGCACGGCAGCGCCAAGGACCTCTTCTGGCTCTGGTTCGGCTCCAACCTGACCTTCACCTACGTCATCAACGGCGCTCTCGCCGTCAGCTTCGGGCTCACCTTCTGGCAGGCCACCGCGGTCGTCGTGATCGGCGGGCTGACCTTCTTCGTCATCAGCGCCGCCGGGCTGAGCGGTATCCGTACCGGCACCGCGACGCTGGTCATCTCACGTGCGTCCTTCGGCGTCCTCGGGAACTTCCCCGCCGGGCTGCTCAACTGGATCGTCTCCATCGGCTACACCATCGTGAACACGGTGGTCGGCACCCTCGCACTCGAATCCCTCTTCGCCGACCTCGGCTGGCGCGACGGCGGTGACACCGCCCGGGCGCTCGCGCTCGTCATCACCCTCGCCGTGACGTTCGCGGTCGCCATGTGGGGGCACGCCACCGTGCAGTTCGCCGAGCGCTGGATGGCGTACGTGCTCGCCGCCGGCTTCGGCGTGCTGCTGGTCTTCCTGCTGCCCGGCGCCACGACAGGCGCCGCTTCCGGCGATGCGGCCGGGTTCTCCGGCTGGACGCTCGCCTTCGTCGTCATGCTGGCCGGGCCCTTCTCGTACCTGCCGATGCCCGCCGACTACACCCGCTACCTGCCCCGCGAGACCTCACTGCGCTCCATCACCTGGAGCGGTGCGCTCGGCGGCCTCATCTCGTCCGTGGCGCTCGGTGTCGCCGGTGTCGCGGCAGCCACCCAGGCCGACATGACGGACGCCGTGGCCGGGGTGGAGAAGCTGCTGCCCGGCTGGTTCCAGCCGGTCTTCCTGCTGCTCGTGCTCGGCGGTTCGGTCACCAACTCCATCCTGACCCTCTACTCCTCCAGCCTGAACCTCCAGGTGCTCGGCATTCCGTGGAGCCGTGCCAGGGCGATCATCGTCAGCGTCGTCGTGACCGCGCTCGGCTCGCTCGGCGCGCTCTTCCTGGTGGACTTCACCGAGTCGCTGCTGAGCTTCCTCTCCCTGCTGATCATCGTGTTCGCCCCGTGGGGCGGGGTGTTCCTGGCCGACATGCTCATACGCCGCTGCCGGTACGACACCCTCGCACTGCACGCCGGACGCGGCGGGGCGTACTGGTACCGCGGGGGACTCCACCTCGCCGGGATGGCCTCCCTCGTCGCCGGTATGGCCTTCGCCGCCCTGACCTGCAACTCCGAACTGTGGACCGGGCCGCTGGTCGCCCCGCTCGGGGGCGGCGACCTCACCCTGCTCGGCTCGGTCGTCTCCGGGCTCGTCTACTGGGCGCTGACCCGCCGCCGGTTGCGTACCGCCCCCGCCGACAGCTGA